The Malaclemys terrapin pileata isolate rMalTer1 chromosome 2, rMalTer1.hap1, whole genome shotgun sequence nucleotide sequence AGATCcatctggtggagctgctggTGGCCCATGGAGCTGATCTCAATGGGAAGTCTGTGCTGGACGAGACGCCCTTGGGTGAGTCAAGCCATTAGGAGAGCAGGGAATGGAGGAGGCTGGAAGGGGCCAAGATgaaaaggggaagggagaggcagaGGCTGGTGGAGATGGATGGGGCGGGGAGGTGATGGGGGAAGTCCGGGCTTTCAGTCTCTGCAAATCCTCCGACGTGCCTTGTCGTGTTTCGTGTGGCAGGCTCCTCCCCAACCCAGCAGTGCGTTCCGAGGACCCTGCAGTCACCCCGACTGCCAGTCCCACCTCGTCCTTAAACCCCTCAAAGGCCCtagttcccctcctctccccacctcgTATGATTTTTGACGGCAAAGCCGCGCTTTCCATTCAGGGATCAGCACAGGCCCTTCCCTGCCACCACCTCCACGCCTGCTTCTCCAAACCCGCGGGGCAGAGTGAAAATGCCCATCTTTTCCCAGTCCTGCTGGGACCTCCATTCTCCGGGGACTCAGCAGCACAGAGCCCACCTGCCCTCTCGCCTGACCTCCAGTGCCAGGGAGCCGGAGTACCAAGCATGGGATTACGGTCCACAAACAATGCAAATGACCCGTTACGTGCAGCCAGCGTATGAGCGATCATCCGACACTTCCTAGCCTGGTAGCCGGAACAGGCGAATCCAAGCACAGGGTGTAGGAGGCAGGCGGTGGGGAAAGGGGGATACAACAGGGAGTTTGAGGCTGACTGGGCATGGGGTATGCTGGAAGGATGGGGCTTAGTTCTGATTTGGTTCCCTTTGTCGGCATGGTTATGCTCTTGGgctggggagaagaggtggggcgtGAAGAGGATTGGGGGCAGGTGAGAGACCAGacgaggctggggtggggagtggaggtAGCAGGGGAGCTGGAGAGACGGGAATGCCTGAGAAGGGGGTGGTGGCAGAGGAGATCCCagtgggcagggagtgggtgaTCCTTGCTGTGGCGGGATTGCAGAGCTGGTGGGAAGGAGGGCCGCAGAGTGCATGCCTGGGGCTGGCACTGCTCTGGAGCCAGGTGGCTGTTCACCCCCGTGTGTCCCTCGCAGACGTGTGTGGTGACGAGGAGGTCCGGGCCAAGCTGCTGGAGCTGAAGCACAAGCATGATGCCATCATGAAGTCTCATGACAAGCACAAGTCGCTGCTGCAGCGACGCACCTCCAGTGCTGGCAGCCGAGGGTAAGGCCGGGGGGGACCGCTACGGATAGCTGGCCTCCCTCCCAGGGGGCAGAGGCCACCCCAGAGCAGGACCCTCCTTCCCAGGGGCCAGGCAGATCTGGGGAACTCAGCTGAGGAGTCCCGTTGTCCGAGCACCTTAGCCTCAGCTAGGCTCTGATgtcgccccccccaccccccagctttgTGCCCAAACTGAACACAGGGTGGCGCTCTGCTGCCATTGGGGCTGCTGTTCATGGGTCACCTAGgcaccaccctcccctgccagctgAGGGGTCTCCAGCAAAACCACACCTTCTAAATCTGTGCCCATCACCTTCTCCGTAACCACGGAAAGAGACGTGATCAGGCCAGTGGCAGGACGTGTCTGGGCGCCGTCCGTCCTGCTTTTCAGCACCAGCTGGAAATGAATGTCCCGCAGGTGTTTGCCCCCAACCGAACAGCAGCTGTGGCGAGGTCAGTCCCTGGCGTTTACCTGCCCCGGCACTGGCTCGCTCCTGGCGGGAAGCACTCCCGTTTCCCAGCCATGCTGATCCTGCTTTCCGCTGTCCCCAGGAAGGTGGTGCGGCGGGTCAGCGTGACGGAGCGCACCAACCTCTACCGCAAGGAGCACGAGAAAGAGGCCATCGTCTGGCAGCAGGTGGCGCACCGGGAGAACGAGGCCGAGCTTGAGGACGAGGACAAGCAAACGGACGCTGAGCTCCAGCAGCACCTCCCCGTGAGTAGGGGACAGCCGTGGCACCCCCacattccctgcagcccctcggCACACCGCGGTGCGAGGTCCCGCCTGGCGCTGAGCGTGTCTGTCTCCTGTCCCTCTTCTCAGCGCCAGGGAGAGGAGAGGTGGGTTCCCCCCtcgctgccacccccacccctgaatgGGACGCTCAGGGCTCCTGCCTCCACCTGGCAGCAGCCGGCTCCGAGAGCCCCGCACAAGGCTCTTGGGTGCGCCATGTGGTTGGAACCGAGTATTGCTGGCCTAAACCACCAGGGCGCGTCCCGGGTCCTGCTCCCCTGGCAGCCATTAGCGCTTCCTTCTCAGCTCCCCGTGAGTCCCCAGCAGCGTCAATGTGCTAATGGGAACCCCCCTGGATTCCTGCATGGCTCCAGGTgtccagccccagggctgagtACTGGGTACTGAGTACTGTTCCTCTCCCCAGCAGGGCGCTGAGGCAGAAGTGGCAGGTCCAGGGGCCTTGGTGGGAGACAAGCATCAGAATCCGGGGCTGACCCAGAGAAATGGAACTGCGGGCTCTTCTGCCGCCGGCCCCCCCAAACACCTCTACTCCAAGCGGCTGGACCGCAGCGTCTCCTACCAGCTGGCCACCCAAGAGGAGCTGTCGGCCGACCTGTGCAAGGAGAAGTCCCACCACACGCTAGCGGACCTCAAACGCCAGCGGGCAGCTGCCAAGCTCCAGCGACACCACCCAGAGGACTACCCTCCTACCGAGGGCGAGGGCCCCCTCTCGCCTGGCCTCGCTGAGACCCTGCGCGGCAGCGGTCACCCCCGCTCGGACTCGGAGCAGAACTCCGTGTACTACACGGCAGCCAGTGGCGATCCACCTCTTCTGAAGCTGACGGCCCCGGCCGAGGAGACCCCTGCTGAGAAGAAGCGATGCTGTAGGCTGATGTGAGGCGCTGGCAAGAGAAGATGTTTGTGGGGCACGTCCCCTCCCTGGCATTGATGGATGGCGCTAATGTCCCATGGGGCTGCCTCTGGAACGCTGCAGCAGGACGGGTTCTGGGAGCTGGTTTATCTTCCAGGGACGACTCCATGTTCAAGACCCAGACACCAGTCAAAGAGGCCGGGCTCCAAGTGCCCCATCGAGGGCTGCATGGGcagcaggctgggagccagagggctGCACAAATGGAAGCAGAATGCAATGACCTTCATTGTCAgtacagagatgtgtcctggagcatctacagctcccagcatgcaatttTCCAGTCCTTGCTTGGGTCAACCCATAGAGCGTTGCATGCTGGGACGTGTAGTCGCAGAGGGCTGCATCTCCGTTGGACATGGTGGCGTTGAATGTTGCGCAAGACATGCTGGGCTGCGCTGGGTCAGCTGGAGGGTCCCTCCCAGGGCGGCTGTTTGTCTGGGGTCTGTGTGTGGTTCCTAGGAAGGAGTGAAAAGCCTATGGGAGGCCTCAGAGCACGGCATACCATGCATACAGCACTGGGGGGCAAGGGGACGTCCCCATGCTTGCCTGACACTAAGGCAAATGGCGGCAATGAGGTGAGAACGGTTCTCTTGTAGCCCAGCAGTCCCCTCCTAGGCTGGGCTGCACAGAAGCTGTCCTGGTTTAACTAACGTGCGTTTCAAACAAGATGGAAAGCTGTGTAGGTCCCCAGGCACGCCCATTCATGGTGGTTTACAACTGGCTTATATCCCACTCGCTGGCTTGGATTCACTAAAGGAAGCGCTGGACTGAGCCCGGCCGTGCGCTGGAGCAAGGCCATCGGCCGTCATTCCTATCTTTTCCTCCAGCAGGGTTAACCGAACCCTGAATTCAGTGCGGCCCCACACAGCCTTGCACTGAACCAGCCAAAGGTGCTGACGGACGCTGAGTTCACCACTTCGGTGCCAGTCTGAGTGTGGGTCCGCCCCAAACCGCATGGATAGAAGCTCGTTGTAAACCAGGATGTGTCCACGTGGCACTGTGGGTTCAACTACATTAATCTGAACTCCTGTGCCCCATATGGTGCGCCACGCCATGGTGCCGTatgccctcccccaccagagGGCACCACGCCATGGTGCCGTGTGCGCCCCCAGAGGGCACCATGCCACGGTGCCCTGTGCCCTCCGCCCCCAGAGGGCACCTGGTGTAGGCTGTGTGCCCAGCCCCTTGTGACCTCCTGCCCTCAGCAATAAAATCACTTCAGCAAAGCACCTTACCCCAGGACCCAGCACAGCCCATTGATGGGTCTATGCACCTGCTGTGCTGACAGCTCTCCCCATGAAACAGCCTGCGAGCGGGATGGGGGAGCTGGTTTCTGGCCCCTCAGTCCATCTGccgggggcagtggtggggggctgATTAATCTGTAATGGTCTCTAGCCGCCCCGTGCCTGGGCCCTGGACAGCATCCCGCTGCTCCCCATTGCTCATGCGGGGCTCAAACAGGGCGTGCTGATGGCACCCTTCTCATCTCCTGTTCTCTGCAGAGACGCCAGCCCCCCGCATGTCCCCTCCCTGCGCAGGTGGgacatgggttttttttgtccTGCTGCTGCATGAGGCTCCAAGGAGCCTTGTGTTgagccctgcacctccacccaaGGGCAGCATTGGCAGCTTCTCAGGCGGCCGAGGGCTACCCCAACTTCACGCCCATAGAGGGGTGCCCTCAGGGGCCCGGTCCCAGTGTGCCAACTCCCATGTGAGCTCAGCAAAAGCCCCTTTGGCCTACTGCGGAGGATGGCATGCTGGAGCTTGGAGGCCTGTCCCTCTCTATTAATgactggggggggctgtggcagACTTCTGCTGCCCCTAGGGCCTCAGGCTCCATCCTCTCAGCCTGCCGTGGGGTTGCTGAGGCGCTGGGCTCTACAATTAGAACTTCAGGAGGCAGGTGGAGTGGAAGTGGAAGAGCTTCAGCTAGAAACATTCTCGCCTTTCAGCCGCAATAAGGAACACGCTGCCCCCTGGGATCCAGCCGGCTGCAGGGGGCGTCCCTCTGGTGGGTGGCTCTCATGGTTTGCAATAGCTCATCCCCTGGATGGGATTGTCACCCTCTCGCTTATTTCTCTCTGCCGCGGTGCATCTAGCCGTGGCTGTTCAAACCCACGCGCTAGGCCTCTcttccctttttcccccccctcagGGCCCGAGAAGCATCAGCCAGCCCCATCTCACCAGCCGAAGATCAGCCCTTGCACAGGTGCCGGAGCAGCAGAGCCCAGCTAGATGCAATGCTGCCCACTGGCTGGGGGAAAGCAGGTGACCTTCAACCCCACCTGTGAATGCTCTGGGGAACCCCCTTAAGCTCTGACCCTCCAGCTTCAAGAGTGCAGCTCTAGGCTGAACTTGTGTTAACCACGGGGCCAGTGAATCTTTCCTTCCACGGTGGTTCTGCTCTGAGAGCCTCCTGCCTTTCCCTGGGAGATACAACTGCAGGGAGCTCTGTGCTCGCCAGCGAGGGCGGCTGCTGGGACTGGACTCTTCGTGGTGCGTTTGTACAGCGGCGCCGCACATGTCTTGTACGGAGCACTCTCCTTTGGATCACAGTCCAGTTCACGGAGTTCTGTAGCGTTGGTTCCAGCCCCATCGAGCCGCAGGCTGCCGGCCCGTGGGTTCGGAGGCACTGATTTTATACTTTGACACAATCTTTCTTGCTCTCACCAGGTTTGGATTTGTAGCTCCTGTTGTCTCTATTTCCTTTCCACAATAAACCAGCATTGGACAGCTAACAGCCCCTGTGCGTGTTCCCCTCGCCCCGCCAGGACTAACTGCCTCCACCCCCGAAAGAAATGAGTTCGGGACAGCTGGGCTGTCCGTCCCTGTCATCTCCCCCCCGGACACGAGCAACGCAAGGATCAAGTGCTGTGTGTTCTCCCCCCCGCACAGTGTGGGTCTCTGCACGGGAGGTGGGGCGCCAGGACCCCCACACCTGAGCAATTGGGCTGCAAAGTGGGGCTCACCCTAGCGGTGCTGTCATTGGCCCCTGTTAACCCGTGGCACCCTGGAGTACTGGGATTTCTAACACTCAGCCTTCTGGAATAGCCTGAAAACGCCCCCTGTCAACCTGGGAGGCACGAGGCCCAGGTTCCAGATGTTCCCATTCACTGcgtctggctggggctggggcaggagtgttcTGCTAACAAGATGGTCTCATGGGAATGGTCATTAGGAGGGAAgaagggtctagtggttacagcagggcaTGGAGCCAGGACCTCTGGGTTCTCCTTGGTGTGTTCTCTGCAGATTCCCGCTCATGGGAGGCTCCGCCCGGTGCCGCCTGAGTGGTAGAACATGAGCTAGCGGTGTCTGGCTGAACGCTCCCGCGCCTCCCTCGCCCTTTCTTCCGTCACACGTGCCAGGGTGAGGGTGTAAAACGGGTGGGCGGCGGGCCCCACGCCGCTctcagaagcagccggcaccacgtccctgcggtccccgggcaggggggcagagggctctgtgcattgcccttgcctccaggcgctgccccccgcagctcccattggccgggaacggggaaccgcggccaatgggaggtTCCTGCAGGCacagcaagggcagcgcacatggagccctccgccccctcccccgggcagggccggctccagcttttttgccgccccaagcggcgaagtggggaaaaaaaaagataaagccgatcggcagcacttcggcggcagctcaatcgcgccgcttcattcttcggtggcaattcggcggcgggtccttcgctccctctgTTCCTCGTTGGCAGCACTTCCGCGGCAggtcaaagaggaagagagcgactgagggacccgctgccgaagagccggacgtgccgccccttcccgtgggccgccccaagcacctgcttccttcgctggtgcctggagccggccctgtccccaggGCCCGCAGCGCTTCTGGGAGTGtggtggggacagggcaggcaggcagggagcctgccctggccccagtgcgcaccgctgccaccttggagcccgaacccctcctgccccctgcctcccaattccctgccctaagccccctacctgcacccctcctgcaccccaaccccctgccctgagctccctgctgcaccctgcacccctgtgcaccccaaccccctgccctgagccctttcctgcacactgcaccccctcccgcaccccacacGCCAAcaccctgccccggccctgcatactatttccccacccagatgtggccctctgcccaaaaagtttgcccgcccctagTGTAAAAGGTGGGTCGCACGCCAGCTGCCTCCGTTCCCTTGAACCACGCCAGGGAGCAGTTTTGGGTGGAGCTCGGGGATCGTTCGGCTCCGTGATTAGGTGGCAGAGCAACGGGCTTGGCTATGAAGTcaaaggcaggggagtgagggaCAATCCGATGGCGTCCTGCTCTCAGAACAAGCAAGGGGGGGACTCGTTCCCTCCGGTTACACATGGAGCTGGTGTATCAGTCACAAGGTTCGTCCGTCGCAATCCAGCTAGCAGGGAGAAAACTCTCTGAGTTGGTCAGCAGGGCAGATGCACAAGTGGTTGTTGAAGGACGAAACAGTAAAACACCTCTTCAGTTTAGGGGGCAGTCTGACAACACACCCCGCGTGGCCAGCAGCACCAGAAGTGTCCGAATATTTGCTCGAGAGCAGGCAGTGCAAGGGGATGGATATCCGATGTCTTTTGAATGCACTGAGGTCAGGGCTTCCCCTCATTCAGAAAGTGATAAACAAGAGAAGCCAGGCCAGGGTCACTTTAATAGCACCAGCATGGCCCACGTGATGGTATCTGGACTTAACTCACCTGTCCAGAGGGCTAATGGAGCCTCTGCCGCTGGCCCTGGACTTGTAGCAACGACAGGGGCTGGTTTCTTACTCAGATCTACACTCAGTTTAATTACACTGGGAACGTTAGAAAAAAGTGGTTCATTCGAGGTGCAAAATGTGCTGTTGCATTCTAGGAAAGTGTCTACCTGGAAGTGTCATAGTCACAAATGGAAAGGATTTTTAAGGTGGGTTCCCATGTATGGTATAGAGCCCTATGCAGCACCACTTCGTTCCATTTTACAATATTTATTGTACCGAAAAGAAACCGATCTTTTGCTATCTTCAGGAGGGGACATCTCAGCCGTATCAGCacagtgggggtgtgtgtgtgtatgaattaattttattaatgATGTAGTTTAGTTAAAAGGTTCTTAAAGAGCCTAAATAATGTATACCCTCCACTAGAACCCACTTTGCCAGCTTGGGATTTCAACATAGGGCTCTCACAATCGATGGACACCTCCCAATCCCAATTTGGGTCTGTAGGAAGCTGTCATTTATTTCATTTGTCTATTAAGACAGTGTTTTAAGAGCCCTCACCTCCGCCGGGTGTACATACATTAATGGCTGATCCGCAGTTTACTGTTTTTCGTAAAAACAAGGTAATTCTCTGTACACACTCACAAAGTTTTTAACTGAAGTGATCGATTTTCCTATAAACCAGTTCACCTTTTTACTGGTTTCCCCCCCAAGCCCCGTTCTCAGGCTGGAGAGACTGTTACATGCTCGGGACGTTAGAGGCATTTTAGCCTTTCATTTAGACAGGACTGAACAATTCAGACCGTCCCAAAACTTGTTTATTGCTTATAAAAGAGAGAACAAGGGAAGAGCGGTTTCTGTACAAACGCTGTCCCAGTGGGTCAGACTATGTTTTAAAGTCGGTTATGGGTTGAAAGGGTCGGCCCTTCCTAGGCGAGTTAGACCAGATCCAGGACAACCCCTGGGGCTTTTTCTAAACACTGCGCACTCCATCGGTAACCTAGATCTGAGGGGAGATTGGGCAGGGCCGTCCTGCAGGCCTTATTTCATTAGGACCCCATGGGCCCATCAGCCTGGACCCGAGTGCTGCTTGTTAATCTAGCCCGTCAGCGGGAAAGGGCAGAGGACACTCGAAggagaaatgaaggttacttacctgtcaCCGGGTTCTTGGAGACGGCCTGTCCGCTCACCTTTTCCCTCTACCACAGAGTCTTACTCACCAAAGGGGTTGGGGGTCACAGGGGAGGGAACTGAGGTGGCTGCCGCTCCATGCCCATTTTATGCCCTTGCCCTGGGACCTTTGAGGGGCGTGGGAGGCGGGTGAGCGCTCCAAGAGCAACTGCTCCCTGGAGACCTGCCCACTCAGGCAGCACCTGTCGGCGCATCCCGTGAGTGTGGATGTGCAGCGGCCGTCTCAGATCTTtggttacaggtaagtaaccgtcATTGCTCTACCACAACCTCACTCTTTGCCCGTGGCcctgtcacttcccctctctgtgcctcagtttccaccgGAATGTGGGAGTCGGCGGGAATGGACGTTTGAGGCTGAAGTGTCGCCAGTAAAGTATGGAATGAGACGCTCTAGCCCAAGATGCGCTGAGCCCGAGGAGCCAACCGTCCTTCCCTGAGCCCCGTCTCGCTGCTGCCCCATTTCTACCAGAGAGGCAGGGGCCATGGGAGGGCAGcgctgctggctcccagccccttctgAGCTCTCCACGCCACGGGGAACTGGCAGCCGGCTCCCCTTCTGAGCCATTTCTGCAGTGTCCTGCTCCATTGTTCGTCCCTACGGCTCTCCACTCCCCGTGGGTCGGCCTGACGGCGGGAGGGGTCCTCAGGGGCTGCACAGGCAGTGATCGACTATcaccccactcccacctgctAGCACTGGGAGTGGGGCTGCCCCATTGCTGGCCTGGGGCCATGGCTCTAGGACCCTAGAGcagttgctggggtggggggtgatcaCAGGAGAGTCTGAATTCATTGGAGCGTCTCTCTTCCCCTTTGTCCATCTtgttccccagcccccatcctcGCCTGTGAACCCGGCCGGGGCTGGAAATGGGGAAAGGCAgccaggtgtgggagggggttctgacgagggttggggtgcgggtgggggtttggggtctgggagggagttagggtgcaggagggggttgtgactggaggttggggtgcaggtggagattggggtgtgggagggggttagggtgtgggagggggctctgacctggggcactgggggtgggaggagcacatggagcttccctgatcacccctgtgcctaggggccagacatggctgcttccggggagctgcGCCGGGCCAGGGcacgcagggagcctgccttagccccgctgcgctgctgactggacttttaacggcctcgTCAGTGGTGCTGACCCCTTCGTGACCGGGCGTTCTAGCCAGAAACCCGACACCTGGCCACTCTAGCCCagatcagtggccacttttgaactGGGACTTAGGCCTCTGCCCTGGAGTGGCCCTTAGGAGCCGGCTGGgaacgagagagagccagggcagTCCTTCACCCTACATCTGCCCCTGCAGGTCAGCGGGGCCTGCGGCTCAGCCAGCATTAGCCCTGCTGAGGCCAGTGTCCCCCCAAAGCCCGTGAATGTGGTGCTGCCTGGGCCCCACGTGGGGCTCGCAGGAGAAGAGGCTGGGTGCCCCCTGTgcccaatgggggtgggggtctgacTCCAGGGCCTCGCTCCGGGTGTGGGGGCAGGTTTGGGTTTGCtgggatccccctcccccagaagctGTGTGCAGagcgggagggatggggttggtgCTGCCCTTTGGCTCTGTGCCTTGGTATGTGCCCCGGGCCAGCTTTTACCTTCTGCTATagcaccctgagccccccccgaacccctctctaatcctgccccccacccaggaaACCTCCCTCTAATCCccatgccctgcaccccccccaaactccccgtTCTGATCCCAGCACCCGCCTCCACTGCCCTTCGCTTTCCCCAGATGTGTGTGTGGACAGCAGCCTGCTTGCTCCTGCAGCCCTCCGACCCCCGCTCCTCTTCCGCACCAGCTGCCTGGGCCGTCTCCTTCGGGCCCTCGGGTGGGGCAGGAGCCAAGCCAGTTTCGGGTCCATGCCCCCACTTCCCTACGGGGCAGAGAAGGGCAAACGctgggctgctgctcccccggcTGCCCTGCAGTGCACTGGAGTGGGGCCAGCCTGGTCCAAGGCCTTGAGCTCCTGTGAcgtgctggctctggggggatctgtggggctgggagggggttaGACCTGCCCCGGGGGAGACACTAAAACCTTCCTTGTGGCCTGCCTTTGGCACGGGACCCTGGGTCGCTCTGCCTGTCTGCATCGGGGCCTACAGCAGTCACCTGCTGATACCCGGCACAGGGCAGGCT carries:
- the PPP1R16A gene encoding protein phosphatase 1 regulatory subunit 16A isoform X2, yielding MAEHLELLAEMPVVARMSTQERLKHAQKRRTQQLKKWAQFEKEAHGKKARAEKRKKNSSREKRVLFPESIKLLEAASRNDVEEVRQFLQRGISPNLYNEDGLTALHQCCIDDFGDVVALLLEAGADVNACDSELWTPLHAAATCGHLHLVELLIKHGANLLAVNTDGNMPYDLCEDDVTLDYIETAMADQGITQEKIEEARAATEHSMVEDIRKLLQTGADLNTPLDHSATLLHIASANGYLEAAELLLEHKASMSAKDNDGWEPLHAAACWGQIHLVELLVAHGADLNGKSVLDETPLDVCGDEEVRAKLLELKHKHDAIMKSHDKHKSLLQRRTSSAGSRGKVVRRVSVTERTNLYRKEHEKEAIVWQQVAHRENEAELEDEDKQTDAELQQHLPGAEAEVAGPGALVGDKHQNPGLTQRNGTAGSSAAGPPKHLYSKRLDRSVSYQLATQEELSADLCKEKSHHTLADLKRQRAAAKLQRHHPEDYPPTEGEGPLSPGLAETLRGSGHPRSDSEQNSVYYTAASGDPPLLKLTAPAEETPAEKKRCCRLM
- the PPP1R16A gene encoding protein phosphatase 1 regulatory subunit 16A isoform X1, with the translated sequence MAEHLELLAEMPVVARMSTQERLKHAQKRRTQQLKKWAQFEKEAHGKKARAEKRKKNSSREKRVLFPESIKLLEAASRNDVEEVRQFLQRGISPNLYNEDGLTALHQCCIDDFGDVVALLLEAGADVNACDSELWTPLHAAATCGHLHLVELLIKHGANLLAVNTDGNMPYDLCEDDVTLDYIETAMADQGITQEKIEEARAATEHSMVEDIRKLLQTGADLNTPLDHSATLLHIASANGYLEAAELLLEHKASMSAKDNDGWEPLHAAACWGQIHLVELLVAHGADLNGKSVLDETPLDVCGDEEVRAKLLELKHKHDAIMKSHDKHKSLLQRRTSSAGSRGKVVRRVSVTERTNLYRKEHEKEAIVWQQVAHRENEAELEDEDKQTDAELQQHLPQGAEAEVAGPGALVGDKHQNPGLTQRNGTAGSSAAGPPKHLYSKRLDRSVSYQLATQEELSADLCKEKSHHTLADLKRQRAAAKLQRHHPEDYPPTEGEGPLSPGLAETLRGSGHPRSDSEQNSVYYTAASGDPPLLKLTAPAEETPAEKKRCCRLM
- the PPP1R16A gene encoding protein phosphatase 1 regulatory subunit 16A isoform X3 codes for the protein MMWRKCCIDDFGDVVALLLEAGADVNACDSELWTPLHAAATCGHLHLVELLIKHGANLLAVNTDGNMPYDLCEDDVTLDYIETAMADQGITQEKIEEARAATEHSMVEDIRKLLQTGADLNTPLDHSATLLHIASANGYLEAAELLLEHKASMSAKDNDGWEPLHAAACWGQIHLVELLVAHGADLNGKSVLDETPLDVCGDEEVRAKLLELKHKHDAIMKSHDKHKSLLQRRTSSAGSRGKVVRRVSVTERTNLYRKEHEKEAIVWQQVAHRENEAELEDEDKQTDAELQQHLPQGAEAEVAGPGALVGDKHQNPGLTQRNGTAGSSAAGPPKHLYSKRLDRSVSYQLATQEELSADLCKEKSHHTLADLKRQRAAAKLQRHHPEDYPPTEGEGPLSPGLAETLRGSGHPRSDSEQNSVYYTAASGDPPLLKLTAPAEETPAEKKRCCRLM